From a region of the Lactuca sativa cultivar Salinas chromosome 4, Lsat_Salinas_v11, whole genome shotgun sequence genome:
- the LOC128133718 gene encoding 1-aminocyclopropane-1-carboxylate oxidase homolog 1-like encodes MAATIASVGSNYDRQSVLKAFDQTKTDVKGLVDAEIRKIPPIFFHPRDTTPKISTTVVKIPVIDLQSTHRASMVEMIREASVNLGIFQVVNHGIPMSVMDEAVQGVRRFHEQDDEVKKGFYTRDLSSTLVYNNNYDMYSSPALN; translated from the coding sequence ATGGCTGCCACCATTGCTTCAGTTGGCTCAAACTATGATCGACAATCGGTGCTCAAAGCTTTCGACCAAACAAAAACCGACGTCAAAGGCCTCGTCGATGCCGAAATCCGGAAAATCCCTCCCATCTTCTTCCACCCACGGGACACCACTCCCAAAATATCCACCACTGTTGTCAAGATTCCGGTCATAGACCTTCAATCGACCCATAGAGCATCGATGGTGGAGATGATTCGTGAAGCCTCCGTGAACCTAGGTATTTTTCAGGTGGTGAATCATGGGATTCCTATGAGTGTTATGGATGAGGCGGTTCAAGGAGTTCGTAGATTTCATGAACAAGATGACGAGGTGAAGAAAGGGTTTTACACGAGGGATCTTTCGAGTACATTAGTGTATAACAACAATTACGATATGTATAGTTCCCCCGCCTTGAACTAG